The following proteins are encoded in a genomic region of Streptomyces sp. NBC_01723:
- a CDS encoding sensor histidine kinase, with protein MPARKGARRRLGSIRLSLILLALVPGVTLAAVWGVTTIQMFSEGLRLRSQTELSRDTGAMGTEATLALQKERSLSAAWLAAPEGDRAELEAQRRKTDEEVAQLVGQSDAIEDAPSRVADRLYSVLGSVGSLEYYRNQVDDPSDITPEQALDQYTSIIDEQVHAFQELSQVDDGDLTSQAGPLVALEHAAELTSQEDARLTLAWPSDRMDEQQWAHFAQLVHTRRWLVQDQIVPSLSGSAKTETERILASPEWQTLQQVEDRVLAARASEGADRIDLPELREQWTAAFAKVSDAYGKLIRQQTGGLLDRSADEARQLLITAASLSAGGLVALLLCVGMSWRITRSLSRRLRGLRLATLSLAEERLPDVVARLERGEKVDVESATPPLDYGRDELGQVAQAFNTAQRTAVHTAVELADTRRGFQKVILGIARQSQNLVNMQLGKLDALEREHTDPEILKGLYELDSTASQLRRYEENLVIISGEQPRRTWREPVSLVDILRSAVGEVAEYQRVELHTDEEVALAPPAVADVIHLLAELIDNATAYSPAPNPVGVRAALVAKGLAVEIEDRGLGLSEEDYAAFNEQLAVAPQFDVVALADDLRLGMFVVARLAHRHGITVTLRSSPYGGTTAIVLIPHEIVVREPVDEAPAAPAPAPADGPGSEGSTSGGPVDPAGPTVRPRPVPASRAEPASPAAPAAASAPVSAAEPNGLAPLPRRVPQTSLAAELRDEDTVGGRDDTPDDYADFTAERAASSLGGFQRGTLRAQADAAPDDTDDTDDTDGQVLSSSAPSTPTADRRPPTKDTR; from the coding sequence ATGCCCGCACGGAAGGGAGCCCGGCGCCGCCTCGGCTCCATACGTCTCTCCCTGATCCTCCTGGCCCTGGTGCCCGGCGTCACGCTGGCCGCCGTGTGGGGGGTGACGACGATCCAGATGTTCTCGGAGGGTCTGCGGCTGCGCTCGCAGACGGAACTGAGCCGCGACACCGGGGCCATGGGCACCGAGGCGACGCTCGCCCTGCAGAAGGAGCGCAGCCTGTCGGCCGCCTGGCTGGCCGCGCCCGAGGGCGATCGGGCGGAACTGGAGGCGCAGCGCAGGAAGACGGACGAGGAGGTCGCCCAGCTGGTCGGCCAGTCCGACGCGATCGAGGACGCGCCCTCCCGGGTCGCGGACCGGCTGTACTCGGTGCTCGGCTCGGTGGGCAGCCTGGAGTACTACCGCAACCAGGTCGACGACCCGAGCGACATCACCCCCGAGCAGGCGCTCGACCAGTACACCTCGATCATCGACGAGCAGGTCCACGCCTTCCAGGAACTGTCCCAGGTCGACGACGGCGACCTCACCTCGCAGGCCGGGCCGCTGGTCGCCCTGGAGCACGCGGCCGAACTGACCTCCCAGGAGGACGCCCGGCTCACCCTGGCCTGGCCGTCCGACCGGATGGACGAGCAGCAGTGGGCGCACTTCGCGCAACTGGTGCACACCCGGCGCTGGCTGGTCCAGGACCAGATCGTCCCCTCCCTGAGCGGCAGCGCGAAGACGGAGACCGAGCGGATCCTCGCCAGCCCCGAGTGGCAGACCCTCCAGCAGGTCGAGGACAGGGTGCTCGCGGCCCGCGCGTCGGAGGGTGCGGACCGGATCGACCTGCCGGAGCTGCGGGAGCAGTGGACCGCGGCGTTCGCGAAGGTCTCCGACGCGTACGGGAAACTGATCCGGCAGCAGACGGGCGGGCTCCTCGACCGCAGCGCCGACGAGGCGCGCCAGCTGCTGATCACGGCCGCCTCCCTCAGCGCCGGCGGGCTGGTCGCCCTGCTCCTGTGCGTCGGCATGTCCTGGCGCATCACGCGCTCGCTGTCGAGGCGGCTGCGCGGGCTGCGGCTGGCCACGCTGAGCCTGGCCGAGGAGCGGCTGCCGGACGTGGTGGCGCGGCTGGAGCGGGGCGAGAAGGTCGACGTGGAGTCGGCGACCCCGCCGCTGGACTACGGCCGGGACGAACTCGGCCAGGTCGCCCAGGCGTTCAACACGGCGCAGCGCACCGCCGTGCACACCGCCGTCGAACTGGCCGACACCCGGCGCGGCTTCCAGAAGGTCATCCTGGGCATCGCCCGGCAGAGCCAGAACCTGGTCAACATGCAGCTCGGCAAGCTGGACGCCCTGGAACGCGAGCACACCGACCCCGAGATCCTGAAGGGTCTGTACGAACTGGACTCGACGGCGAGCCAGTTGCGCCGCTACGAGGAGAACCTCGTCATCATCAGCGGCGAGCAGCCCAGGCGCACCTGGCGCGAGCCCGTCTCGCTGGTCGACATCCTGCGCAGCGCCGTGGGTGAGGTGGCCGAGTACCAGCGCGTGGAGCTGCACACCGACGAGGAGGTGGCGCTCGCGCCGCCCGCGGTCGCCGACGTGATCCACCTGCTGGCCGAGCTGATCGACAACGCGACGGCCTACTCCCCCGCGCCCAACCCGGTCGGGGTGCGCGCGGCGCTGGTGGCCAAGGGGCTTGCGGTCGAGATCGAGGACCGCGGGCTCGGGCTGTCCGAGGAGGACTACGCGGCGTTCAACGAGCAGTTGGCGGTGGCCCCGCAGTTCGACGTGGTGGCGCTCGCCGACGACCTGCGGCTCGGCATGTTCGTCGTGGCCCGCCTCGCGCACCGGCACGGCATCACCGTGACCCTGCGTTCCTCGCCGTACGGCGGGACCACGGCGATCGTGCTGATCCCGCACGAGATCGTGGTGCGGGAGCCCGTCGACGAGGCGCCCGCGGCACCCGCGCCGGCGCCGGCGGACGGGCCGGGTTCCGAGGGCTCCACGTCCGGTGGGCCCGTCGACCCCGCCGGGCCCACGGTACGGCCGCGGCCGGTGCCCGCGAGCCGGGCCGAACCCGCCTCGCCCGCCGCCCCGGCCGCCGCCTCCGCCCCTGTCTCCGCCGCCGAGCCGAACGGCCTGGCGCCGCTGCCCCGCAGGGTTCCGCAGACCAGCCTCGCCGCCGAGCTGCGGGACGAGGACACCGTCGGCGGCCGGGACGACACACCCGACGACTACGCCGACTTCACGGCCGAACGCGCCGCGTCGTCCCTCGGCGGGTTCCAGCGCGGCACGCTGCGGGCCCAGGCCGACGCCGCCCCCGACGACACCGACGACACCGACGACACCGACGGGCAGGTGTTGTCCTCCTCCGCCCCCTCCACTCCCACCGCCGACCGCCGACCGCCGACGAAGGACACCCGATGA
- a CDS encoding substrate-binding domain-containing protein → MSTSLPPTHSPGPLRAAALAAAVCLLTAGCSALGGDEDGSTADAAGGSGADRMKVVMVTHGGEGDAFWDRVRKGAEAAAAKDGIDLTYAGDADTAGQADLVRDAVRDKVDGIALTLAKPQAMKAPVAEAKAAGIPVVGLNSGMDAWRSSGLLEYFGQDESVAGRAVGDKLNDLKAKHALCVIHERGNVAVEARCAGVKKTFKGETEMLYVEGTDMKAVGAAVTARLRQDPSIDEVVTNGAAFALTAVKSVDEAGSSAHVATFDLDNDLVDAVKRGDVQFAVDQQPYLQGYLAVDALWLYRTNGNVSGGGVAPVLTGPAFVTRTNADTVAKFAAGGTR, encoded by the coding sequence ATGAGTACTTCTCTCCCGCCCACCCACTCCCCCGGCCCGCTGCGCGCCGCGGCCCTCGCCGCGGCCGTCTGTCTGCTGACGGCCGGCTGCTCCGCCCTCGGCGGGGACGAGGACGGCTCGACGGCGGACGCCGCCGGCGGGTCCGGCGCCGACCGGATGAAGGTCGTCATGGTCACCCACGGCGGCGAGGGCGACGCCTTCTGGGACCGGGTGCGCAAGGGCGCCGAGGCGGCGGCGGCCAAGGACGGCATCGACCTGACGTACGCGGGCGACGCCGACACCGCCGGCCAGGCCGACCTGGTGCGGGACGCGGTCCGCGACAAGGTGGACGGCATCGCCCTGACGCTGGCCAAGCCGCAGGCGATGAAGGCGCCGGTCGCCGAGGCCAAGGCGGCCGGGATCCCCGTGGTCGGCCTCAACTCCGGTATGGACGCCTGGCGGTCGTCGGGACTCCTGGAGTACTTCGGACAGGACGAGAGCGTGGCGGGCCGGGCCGTCGGCGACAAACTCAACGACCTCAAGGCGAAACACGCCCTGTGCGTCATCCACGAGCGTGGCAACGTTGCCGTGGAGGCCCGCTGCGCCGGTGTGAAGAAGACGTTCAAGGGCGAGACCGAGATGCTCTACGTCGAGGGCACCGACATGAAGGCGGTCGGCGCCGCGGTCACCGCGCGGCTGCGCCAGGACCCCAGCATCGACGAAGTCGTCACGAACGGCGCGGCGTTCGCGCTCACCGCGGTCAAGTCGGTCGACGAGGCGGGCAGCAGCGCCCACGTCGCCACCTTCGACCTCGACAACGACCTGGTCGACGCCGTCAAACGGGGGGACGTCCAGTTCGCGGTGGACCAGCAGCCGTATCTGCAGGGCTATCTCGCGGTGGACGCGCTCTGGCTGTACCGGACCAACGGCAACGTCAGCGGCGGCGGAGTGGCGCCCGTGCTGACCGGCCCCGCGTTCGTGACCCGCACGAACGCCGACACGGTCGCGAAGTTCGCCGCGGGCGGCACCCGGTGA